A single Perca flavescens isolate YP-PL-M2 chromosome 2, PFLA_1.0, whole genome shotgun sequence DNA region contains:
- the asb5b gene encoding ankyrin repeat and SOCS box protein 5b isoform X2, with amino-acid sequence MDGIWSCPTLKWNLSVTLPLYRIKDCDFAGSWADRSPLHEAASQGRLLALRTLLAQGYHANIVTIDHVTPLHEACLSGHVACVRALIHAGANVNAATIDGVTPLYNCCASGSVGCMELLLQNGAHTHTPHTHFPSALHEACKRGNSQCVESLLSHGADPDYEVSHLGSPLYMSCLHRHTACSKILLHRGANVNVGRGGDSPLHASVRQDCADQVSLLLDYGADVNIRDSNDQRPVELAPVGGKTQQLLLTFEVSPRNLCQLCRLQIRNLIGQSRLKLLPLLPLPSLLTHYLEHIG; translated from the exons ATGGACGGAATCTGGTCTTGTCCAACCCTAAAGTGGAACTTGTCAGTGACCCTCCCTCTCTACAGAATCAAGGACTGTGACTTTGCAG ggTCCTGGGCAGATCGCTCCCCTCTCCATGAAGCAGCTTCTCAGGGTCGACTGCTTGCCCTACGCACTCTGCTGGCCCAG GGATATCACGCCAACATTGTCACCATTGATCATGTAACCCCTCTCCATGAAGCCTGCCTGTCAGGACATGTAGCCTGTGTCAGAGCATTAATACATGCTGGAGCTAAT gtgAATGCTGCTACCATCGATGGTGTCACTCCTCTGTACAACTGTTGTGCTTCTGGGAGTGTCGGTTGTATGGAACTGCTGCTGCAGAATGgagcacacacccacacaccacacacacacttcccctcGGCTCTCCACGAAGCCTGCAAGAGAG gtaacAGCCAGTGTGTAGAGTCCCTGCTGTCTCATGGGGCAGATCCAGACTATGAAGTGTCCCACTTGGGTTCTCCTCTCTACATGAGCTGTCTACACCGACACACAGCCTGCTCAAAGATTCTGCTTCACAGAG GAGCCAATGTTAATGTAGGCAGAGGTGGTGACAGTCCTCTGCACGCCTCTGTCAGACAGGACTGTGCCGATCAGGTGTCACTGTTACTGGATTATGGAGCTGATGTCAACATCAGAGACAGTAATGATCAGCGGCCTGTGGAGCTAGCGCCTGTTGGTGGAAAAACACAACAGCTGCTACTGACATTTGAAG ttTCTCCGAGGAATCTCTGCCAGTTGTGTCGTCTCCAGATCAGGAACCTGATTGGTCAATCCAGACTGAAACTGCtccccctccttcctctcccttCACTGCTCACTCACTATCTGGAGCACATAGGATGA
- the asb5b gene encoding ankyrin repeat and SOCS box protein 5b isoform X1, which translates to MGAGSRSAAAVCVLRGKRVRSNLGKMPEVPSGASEMSRKRGAEPGSLPEHVLERKKACWGILTSQGSWADRSPLHEAASQGRLLALRTLLAQGYHANIVTIDHVTPLHEACLSGHVACVRALIHAGANVNAATIDGVTPLYNCCASGSVGCMELLLQNGAHTHTPHTHFPSALHEACKRGNSQCVESLLSHGADPDYEVSHLGSPLYMSCLHRHTACSKILLHRGANVNVGRGGDSPLHASVRQDCADQVSLLLDYGADVNIRDSNDQRPVELAPVGGKTQQLLLTFEVSPRNLCQLCRLQIRNLIGQSRLKLLPLLPLPSLLTHYLEHIG; encoded by the exons GCAGGCTCGCGCTCCGCTGCTGCAGTCTGTGTTTTGAGGGGTAAGCGCGTGAGGTCCAACCTTGGGAAGATGCCAGAGGTTCCGTCCGGAGCTTCAGAGATGTCCCGGAAAAGAGGCGCTGAGCCCGGATCGCTACCCGAGCACGTCCTGGAGAGGAAAAAGGCCTGCTGGGGCATTCTGACTAGTCAAG ggTCCTGGGCAGATCGCTCCCCTCTCCATGAAGCAGCTTCTCAGGGTCGACTGCTTGCCCTACGCACTCTGCTGGCCCAG GGATATCACGCCAACATTGTCACCATTGATCATGTAACCCCTCTCCATGAAGCCTGCCTGTCAGGACATGTAGCCTGTGTCAGAGCATTAATACATGCTGGAGCTAAT gtgAATGCTGCTACCATCGATGGTGTCACTCCTCTGTACAACTGTTGTGCTTCTGGGAGTGTCGGTTGTATGGAACTGCTGCTGCAGAATGgagcacacacccacacaccacacacacacttcccctcGGCTCTCCACGAAGCCTGCAAGAGAG gtaacAGCCAGTGTGTAGAGTCCCTGCTGTCTCATGGGGCAGATCCAGACTATGAAGTGTCCCACTTGGGTTCTCCTCTCTACATGAGCTGTCTACACCGACACACAGCCTGCTCAAAGATTCTGCTTCACAGAG GAGCCAATGTTAATGTAGGCAGAGGTGGTGACAGTCCTCTGCACGCCTCTGTCAGACAGGACTGTGCCGATCAGGTGTCACTGTTACTGGATTATGGAGCTGATGTCAACATCAGAGACAGTAATGATCAGCGGCCTGTGGAGCTAGCGCCTGTTGGTGGAAAAACACAACAGCTGCTACTGACATTTGAAG ttTCTCCGAGGAATCTCTGCCAGTTGTGTCGTCTCCAGATCAGGAACCTGATTGGTCAATCCAGACTGAAACTGCtccccctccttcctctcccttCACTGCTCACTCACTATCTGGAGCACATAGGATGA